The Castanea sativa cultivar Marrone di Chiusa Pesio chromosome 4, ASM4071231v1 sequence gaattattttaaactataaaaatttgaatttaaataattgattgatgtcatgactattaatctttgattgctttgaaattttgcaagcatggaaaaTATATGAAAGTAATGTAATccaattctaattaaaaaatattgagtggtgtaacattatttAGAGTTATTCCGGGTATAATTTGAACTCAACCTTACAAATGCTCGATTTGAGTTATGAAATACATTATTGTGAATAAAACAGTGTGTAACAAGCACAGACCGTATACACAAATTGTGCCAACTTTTACTTtctaaacacttttttttttttttttccatgaggAAATTTCCAATAACTTTTCGGAAGCTTATATAGTATTTTACTTGAATGGCATTGCACAATCTATGAATGCTTCGAAATACTTATCGACATTTATATTGGAATTATCAACATTGTGTCCTCGCTCAGATTCAAGGTCAAcgataaataaagagaaaagagaagtaATAGAGTAATACACATATCCTTGAAAGAGATTGGGAAGAAGAAGCCTTCCTATTGCGTTTTATAGCATTGGCTGTTGAATAAATATACACATAGAAGGTCGTGCACGGATATCAAATTGGATTCTTCACTAGATTAGCGAAATAAACCTGGTCCTAAATTTGTCATTAGGCttgaagtttttttatttttatttggggttaaattactaatttaatCCTCCAATTACATGATAAAGTTTAATATGATCCCTTAACtaaatgtgtcaatttatttctcaatttctaaaatttggTCAATTTCATTGTTAATTCTCttcttcatttaaattttatcgGAATTAATAGTTAAAATTGGCTTGATTTTAACAATTTTACACTTTTTATGATAACCTTTTAACATCAACTCCATTTGCTACATCAactaattttgtttaaattagaTAATGAATAGATAGATTTAAGGATAAATTTGGCTTAATTTTGAAAGTTGGACtaagttgatagaattaatagTTAAGAGACTAAATCAATAAAGTTAATCCCAATACCCTTTTAATTTTAAGAAGGGAAGATACCACCTGCCTACGAAGTAATAATGTCATTGTCACCCCCTTTTTATAAtgctcttttaaacctcaaaaGCTTTAAGATAATGAATTATTAAGCATGAATTATTAAATATGTTTCGAGTTATCTTGCTTCAACCAAATTATGTAGTAATTCAAAAAATAGTTCATGTGTAGTTTGAGTCATAcgacttttataataaatcatgtgatttgtttaaataatacacatgaaTAATGTTATAAATTATCACATAAGGAGGAGGTAATAGTTTATATGATAAATGCTGTGTAGACtgaaattgttttatttgtcaTTATTACTAACAAATAAAAGGGAGACTCATATAGCATGCATCCAATTAATACCacttgtatttttgtttttgtttatttataatttgatagttataataaaGGTAGGAGAGATTTAAACCCCTAATGCTTCTATTGGAATAAACAAAAAGTATCAATTGACTAGTTGAATTTCAATATGGTTCGCATTATCCCACatattacataatataatttattatctattccattaaaattaaacaatcatcttcttaaaaaaataaataattaaaacaaaagcaaacaacCATCTCAATATGTAAAGGAATCTTGAAAATAATCATACAATATGGTTACTTATAAAccaaatttatcattattttcatcttctttcttcCAAATGACTATCTTTCAAGGGAAATGCTAATGGATATACTTAGACTAatagttaacaatctatttaaaaaatgtttttaaaaaaaaaagaaaaaatgaattaatgttttgacaacttttttcatttttcaaaaaagtgaTAGGACATTTTAAAGCATGACCCATCTTTCAATAccttttttattggtaaatatTATGttactataatatatatatatatatatatatatatatatatatatatatatatatatatatatatatatatattaggttcAAGTTGTACCTAGTGTAAttctaagcaatattacactaatcaatatttttttttaattagatgtgaattttgagcAGTTGACAGctggattatattatttttgtatattctccatgcttatgaaattttaaggtaatcaaagatcaatagtaaTATCATTTATCAATCAATTgtataaattcaagtttttgtagtttaaaataaagtataaaatttgagtttatgtATTGAATGGCATGCATGTTTAGAACATATAAAGTATGCAATTCAACGGTGAAATTTTCGATATATAAATTCATTAACAAGTTATTATGTgatgtaacattgcttaaagttacatCAGGTTGGAACCCAacataaatacacacacatacatacatacatatatatatatatatatatatatatatatgacagtATATAGTTAATAATATATGTagttagaatatttttatttagtaaatcaACTTAAAGAAACCATGAGGAAACAAAATGAATGccttaagaaaaaagaaaagaaaagagtgtAATAAACGAAATGAATGAAAGATAACATGTTTTCAGgcaataattatttaaatgcagatagtttttaaaaatttatattaattttttaaataaataatttattattttataagtatataATTGCCGCCCCATGTAATCACAATTATATCATCAAAAGTTATGAAGGTATCAAATATATCGAATATATGTCATGCATATTCCCTTTCATAGCATGAATTTTATATGActataaaattcatatattataaagagctgaaatatatatatgttaaatgtataaaataattatttaccCATAAGCAATAAGTTTTGccttaaaataattattgttattattattattgatgttgttattgatttttcttttttttaagaaaggaaTCATGGAAATAGCAAAACAAGCGCACAGACGGCACACCTGGTCTGACCAAATACTATAATGCGCACCCACAGAACAGCGCATCTTAGCATCTCACTTTCATGAAAACTGCTTCCATTACAAAACTCAGAAGTCAAATGGTGTGGATTTAACGAAcgtaaccaaaaaaataaactatgtATTATATatcattgttttaaaaaaaaattaaaagataaaagaaaaaaatattcaaatcccaaaatactttttaaaaacaaatttatcactTTGGAATCCAAAGAAGTTTGAGTGCCAAAAATTCAGCTCCTTaaattctccctttgaaaagtTCTCTCAAATCTTGAAAAGGGTCTCAGATTTTTGGCCTCAATCTCTCAAATTTCTTTGCTTTTGGTCTTCTACTGTTGTGAGTTGTGACCCTTGATGGGTTTTCTCTAGGCATGTACAACTTTTGAGGTCTTGGCTTAAATGGGTTCAAGGTAattatttcttttgtgtgtgtgtgtgtgtgtttttttcctATCTGTGggttattgttgaattttttgcTTATTGGGTGGCTAAAAAGATTGTTCTTTGTTGAAAATGAAATGGGTAATTATTGCTTTCTCGTTTCTTGCTCACTGAttgttgataaattttaaattttgggttgTTGGTAATCTCTTTTATAAGGTTtacaaattttacatatttGCAGTACTTGTTAACTACTTGATAACTGATGTTTAAACATGGATGGAAACTGtttctcaaattctctctctcaaactttctttattttatcaatttattgtCCTGCTGGTTTGTGTTGTATGTTCTGGATATTATGGCACGGTCAAGTGGCAGCTTTTGCTAAAGCCCTGTTTGGTAGATGAGAAATTGGATTATTAGAACGAGATCTTTGAATCTTTAAGTAGGCATCCCAATCCTCCTCCCTCACCAGACATCTTTTGGCTGGCAACAATAGAGTTGTGGTTGTTGTGAAattgattttctaaaataattcaaGATGAATATTTGAAGTATTTAAGTCTCGTTTGCAGTATATGATAGTTTTAATGCTAACAAAAATGTTTAACTTGTGAATTAGATATTTATCTATGACCAGACTGTTAGATTAGTGTTCATGAATTAGAAGTTGTAAATCGCCCTCCATAATTAAttcttttatagtaaaaaaaggGTGTTTATTTCTAGTCATCTTTGagtacaacaaaaataaatgtttgaaatccCAGTTTAATCACTTGTTTGATTAGAAAGAATCACTATAACTTTTTGGTAAGATGGGCAGGGTTATTCATTTGCAGGATAGGGGCTGGTGTTAGTAGTGAGGCTAATGAGATTGATTATGTTTTTGTAAGAACTGTATCCAATCTGGTTGTTGCTTGTTTAAGCATTCATTCTTCTTGGGAGATTTGTGGGTATGTATTTGTCCTCTTGCAGGATTATTTGGAAGAAGTTAGTTATTGACTTTGATACTGTTATTGTTGTTACTGGTTGGAAAATACTTGTGGCAAGATATGGCATTTAGAATGGCTTGATTAGATGTATATGCCATTTTCAGTGACTGACTATGGAAATTTCATAGCTCCTTAACTATCAAATATATACTATGTTATATTACATTTTCTGCTGCTATTCCTTGATTCTGTGAGATTCACAGTTCCCTCTGGGACATCAAATTGATGCCTTGGTCCATGTTTTGATGTTCAAGACATGTGTCTTTAGGGCTTCTCTTGATTCTTCTGATCATGTTTCTGAAAGAAGTCTCAAGGAAGACATAAGTAAGGTTTAGCGAAGGGCGAATGAAGCCTCAAATATCATGAGTCAAAGGGTGTGCTAAATAAGTTCTCCTGTCCATTAAGAACAGTAGATAACAGGTGTGCTTTGCTCAATTAAGTGTGACTGTATTGTACTCGATACTTTTTTAATGGAAGAAACTATAGATTCTACAATTCTTCTcccaatccttttttttttttttttttcattttttctttgtttggcaTGTAAGATTCATTGGGAGCTGAACCATATTTtctttgagtttgaatttatttatatatttttatttgtctatTCTCTTCTGCTCTGAGAACATTTAATAAAACTCAGTTTCAAATGTTGGCTGATAACTGATATTCTCCCACTTTTGTATAGGTCACCAATTGCAATGAAGCCttttgaaaataatgaaaatgacTTGGAAAATGGTTTCGACAAAGACACAGAGAAAACAACACGAAGTACCAGGGTGACGAAAATACCCAATCAAGCCTTATTGTCTGGCCTTGCATATTGCATTTCCTCATGCAGCATGATATTGGTTAACAAGTTTGTGCTTTCCAGCTATGATTTTAATGCTGGTATATTCTTGATGCTGTACCAGGTAATTCAATGTAATTGGTGTTCCTTATAAGAGATTGAGATTCttgattttacttttttccctttttaattgataataattttgttgGGGTTTACTCAATGACATTAAAATGACTTGGAAATGTTTCTGATATGATATCTACCAAGTTCATGACACTAAAATATACTTCTGTGGATGCAGAATTTTATTTCAGTTTTGATTGTGTCTACATTGAGTTTTCTAGGCGTGATATCAACAGAACCACTAACATGGAGATTGGTTAAGGTCTGGTTACctgtgaattttatttttgttgggaTGCTCATTACAAGCATGTTTAGGTATGACATTTTTCCAGTTTGTGTTCATCTTCGTACTGTTTTTGTAGTAACATGGAGACCTTTTAATTCTATGGTTTTTAAAAGACTTTGTTCCTTAAATATGATTAATCTTTTGTGCAGTTTGAGATACATTAATGTCGCTATGGTCACTGTCCTGAAGAATGTTACCAATGTGATAACTGCTGTTGGTGAAATGTATCTATTCAGTAAGCATCATGACAACAGAGTCTGGGCTGCTCTATTTCTAATGGTATGTTGATCTCAAAATGTGAATTTGGGATTTAGTTGTTTCTAGAATTGTCAAATTGGGATGTGGAATAAGACAATGAACTTCATATTCTTTTTCTAGTTAGGTTCATTGCTTGCATCTAGTAGTGTATCAACCTTTTCGTCAGTTTTATTCTTGTTGATTTTACGTTGCCCACATTttctcccccctcccccctgtTTCTTACACATCTTAAACAGTTAAATTCATTTTAGACATATTATTTAAACTAGGGGATCAAATGTAACAATTGAGAGTTTATAGACTAAATGGTGATAGGCCACCCAAACCACAAGGGATAAATTTGGGCTAAAATGAAATTGTTAGGATTCCATCAAAAGTACCTCTAttgatttcattttaataaaaacttaaggggacaaaattttacaattgaaaAAAACTTATGGGACTAAGTTGATATCGGGTCAAACTACAAGGGGGTAATTTGTTTGTCCATGTTAGAATtgtgtggttaaatgattaaatttaccatataaTCATTTAACCTCACAATTGGACAGGACTCAATTTAATCCAAACTTTAGGGGATCAAATGCAGCAGTTAAAAGTTTGTGGACTAAATTGTGaacaaaatgattaaaatatgaATATGATAGTGGGCACCAAAGATTGGTCGGCCTGCAGAATAGGAGGTTCGTCTGAGGTTAACATGTTAATAGCTTTACATGGGCGACACATGTTTGAAAGGGTGCATTGCTTGTGCCAATGTGTCAATGTATATATGTGCGCAATAGTTATCAAGATGAACTCTGATTAATTCTGTGTTGGCTGATGTAAATTGGTACCAACTAAGCTTGTTCACTTTTAACTTATTGGGAATTCAAGGCCTTTATTACTGAATTTGCACTTTTATGAAGATTTTTATGTAGTAACTTTGTTTTATACATTTCCATGAGTTTACAAATGAATAAGTTTGAATTGGCTTTACCTGTGGCTTGTGCAGATCATTTCAGCAATTTCTGGAGGGATTACTGATCTATCTTTTCATGCTGTTGGCTACACATGGCAGCTTATTAATTGCTTCTTAACTGCATCATATTCTGTGAGTGCATAATTTGGACATCTGGATTGTCCATAAGCCAGGCCTTTGTATGTTATTTATAAAAAGTTCTTTTGCATCCATTACAGTCTTTTAGCATAATTTGGCTTTTTGACATATTTTATTGAGATATCTCTTTTTCTTAGTAAAATTTGAAAGTTGGGCATAAGTATTAGTTGTTAGGCTTGCTATGCAGTACAAGGTTGAAAACTCTGGTCAATGGAACTAATCTCCAAATAGAGTAGTTGTCattgtcccccccccccccacccctctCCCGGGGTGGCAGATTCTTGTTCTTATGTTGGTCTGAGTCTATTCTCTTACAAGACAGCTTTTAAATCTTTGGAGGACTATCATGAGCTTTTTTGTGGCTAAGAAAATGGGGGATGCATTCCCAATTTGGTCAAAACCTTTGATGTTAAGAACCATAATTTACATAAAGCTTATGAAAAGATAGTGATATGTTGAAAGTGT is a genomic window containing:
- the LOC142631168 gene encoding GDP-mannose transporter GONST1, producing the protein MGSRSPIAMKPFENNENDLENGFDKDTEKTTRSTRVTKIPNQALLSGLAYCISSCSMILVNKFVLSSYDFNAGIFLMLYQNFISVLIVSTLSFLGVISTEPLTWRLVKVWLPVNFIFVGMLITSMFSLRYINVAMVTVLKNVTNVITAVGEMYLFSKHHDNRVWAALFLMIISAISGGITDLSFHAVGYTWQLINCFLTASYSLTLRRVMDTAKQVTKSGNLNEFSMVLLNNTLSLPLGILLIFVFNEVDYLSKTPLLRLPTFWLVMTLSGFLGLAISFTSMWFLHQTGATTYSLVGSLNKIPLSVAGILLFKVPTSLENSASIFFGLLAGVFFARAKMRERSQT